One Streptomyces drozdowiczii DNA segment encodes these proteins:
- a CDS encoding Uma2 family endonuclease, with product MPHESLSQADVLLEGFLALDTPEGFRAELIEGEIVVTPPPDGDHEDYIGLILEQVMAHSRTRMQFAGNKGLKLSSGGRCPKNHAIPDGTFAPKALRLYRGAASWMPCEGVALVVEVTSSKPAADREAKRHCYARGPIPLYLLVDREDSSVTLFSDPEGDDYRQHCTVPFGKAVRLPEPFSFDLETAEFI from the coding sequence ATGCCGCACGAATCGCTCTCGCAGGCGGACGTCCTGCTTGAGGGCTTCCTGGCGCTGGATACGCCGGAGGGCTTCCGGGCGGAGCTGATCGAGGGGGAGATCGTCGTGACACCGCCGCCGGACGGGGATCATGAGGACTACATCGGGCTCATCCTGGAGCAGGTGATGGCTCATTCCCGCACGAGGATGCAGTTCGCAGGGAACAAGGGCCTGAAACTGAGCAGCGGCGGACGCTGCCCGAAGAACCATGCCATTCCCGACGGCACGTTTGCCCCGAAGGCCCTGCGGCTGTACCGGGGCGCGGCCTCATGGATGCCGTGCGAGGGGGTGGCTCTGGTCGTGGAAGTCACATCGTCCAAGCCGGCCGCCGACCGCGAGGCCAAGCGGCACTGTTACGCGAGGGGCCCGATCCCGCTGTACCTGCTGGTCGACCGGGAGGACTCGTCGGTGACGCTGTTCAGCGACCCGGAGGGCGACGACTACCGCCAGCACTGCACGGTTCCGTTCGGCAAGGCGGTCCGCCTTCCGGAGCCGTTCTCGTTCGACCTGGAGACGGCGGAGTTCATCTGA
- a CDS encoding glycosyl hydrolase family 18 protein: MHPRRTLIAALLSTALATGGLAATVGIGSAQAADAPASASSGGVRIAYYDQWSVYGNAFYPKQLDTRGIAGKLDIINYSFGNIHPTDLTCFEANKAAGDDNNPNAGDGAGDSYADYQKSFSAADSVDGVADKWDQPIVGVFNQFKELKAKYPHLKINISLGGWTYSKYFSDAAKTDASRKKLVSSCIDQYIKGNLPVEGGFGGAGSAAGIFDGIDIDWEYPASAGGHLGNHYAPEDKRNFTLLLAEFRKQLDAYGAANGGKKYLLTAAFGAGQDKIANIETDKIGQYLDYANLMTYDMHGAWDGDGPTYHQSPLYSGSNDPSDPVAPGTEKYSIDNAVDSWLDGKPAYGIAGGFPANKLTLGYELYYRGWKGVPAGTTHGLTQSATGGSSARPLSQQAGIAHYKELGGIVDNPATTYWDDEAKASYFYKDGEFFTGLDQKSIQARADYAKQRGLAGAMMYSLLGLDDKATLLNQINTAIGGTTTGPTTPPTTDPTDPTTPPTTDPTDPPAGACGSVPAYVAGTVYNAGNEVSYNGRKYKAQWWTQNETPGSTGDWGVWKDQGAC; this comes from the coding sequence GAACTCTGATCGCCGCGCTCCTGAGCACGGCCCTCGCCACCGGCGGCCTCGCCGCGACCGTCGGCATCGGCTCGGCCCAGGCGGCCGACGCACCGGCTTCCGCTTCCTCCGGCGGCGTGCGCATCGCGTACTACGACCAGTGGAGCGTCTACGGCAACGCCTTCTATCCGAAGCAGCTCGACACCCGGGGCATCGCCGGCAAGCTGGACATCATCAACTACTCCTTCGGCAACATCCACCCGACGGACCTGACGTGCTTCGAGGCCAACAAGGCGGCGGGCGACGACAACAACCCCAACGCGGGTGACGGCGCGGGCGACTCGTACGCCGACTACCAGAAGTCCTTCAGCGCGGCGGACAGCGTCGACGGCGTGGCCGACAAGTGGGACCAGCCGATCGTGGGCGTCTTCAACCAGTTCAAGGAGCTGAAGGCGAAGTACCCCCACCTGAAGATCAACATCTCGCTGGGCGGCTGGACGTACTCCAAGTACTTCAGCGACGCGGCGAAGACGGACGCGAGCCGCAAGAAGCTGGTCTCCTCCTGCATCGACCAGTACATCAAGGGCAACCTGCCCGTCGAGGGCGGCTTCGGCGGCGCCGGTTCGGCGGCCGGCATCTTCGACGGCATCGACATCGACTGGGAGTACCCCGCCTCCGCGGGCGGCCACCTGGGCAACCACTACGCCCCCGAGGACAAGCGGAACTTCACGCTGCTGCTCGCCGAGTTCCGTAAGCAGCTCGACGCGTACGGCGCTGCCAACGGCGGCAAGAAGTACCTGCTGACCGCCGCCTTCGGGGCCGGCCAGGACAAGATCGCGAACATCGAGACCGACAAGATCGGCCAGTACCTCGACTACGCGAACCTGATGACGTACGACATGCACGGCGCCTGGGACGGCGACGGGCCGACGTACCACCAGTCCCCGCTCTACTCGGGCTCCAACGACCCGTCCGACCCGGTCGCGCCCGGCACCGAGAAGTACTCGATCGACAACGCGGTCGACTCCTGGCTCGACGGCAAGCCGGCCTACGGCATCGCCGGCGGCTTCCCCGCGAACAAGCTGACCCTGGGCTACGAGCTCTACTACCGCGGCTGGAAGGGCGTCCCGGCGGGCACCACCCACGGCCTGACCCAGTCCGCGACCGGCGGCTCCTCCGCCCGCCCGCTCAGCCAGCAGGCCGGCATCGCGCACTACAAGGAGCTCGGCGGCATCGTCGACAACCCGGCGACGACGTACTGGGACGACGAGGCCAAGGCGTCCTACTTCTACAAGGACGGCGAGTTCTTCACGGGCCTGGACCAGAAGTCCATCCAGGCCAGGGCCGACTACGCCAAGCAGCGCGGCCTGGCCGGCGCGATGATGTACTCCCTGCTCGGCCTGGACGACAAGGCCACCCTGCTGAACCAGATCAACACCGCGATCGGCGGCACCACCACGGGTCCCACGACCCCGCCGACCACCGACCCGACGGACCCGACCACCCCGCCCACCACCGACCCCACGGACCCGCCCGCCGGTGCCTGCGGCTCGGTCCCGGCGTACGTGGCCGGCACGGTCTACAACGCGGGCAACGAGGTCTCCTACAACGGCCGCAAGTACAAGGCCCAGTGGTGGACCCAGAACGAGACCCCGGGCAGCACCGGCGACTGGGGCGTCTGGAAGGACCAGGGCGCCTGCTGA